One segment of Novipirellula artificiosorum DNA contains the following:
- a CDS encoding sugar phosphate isomerase/epimerase family protein, with product MPKTPFSSDRRQFLQASSAAFAATGLFGSRLFANESDDAPFKISLAEWSLHRTLRDASSGVTNMDFPGISKNEFGIDGVEYVNQFFKDKAKDNKYLAELKTRCKDLGVNSVLIMVDGEGALGDPDDAKRKQAVENHYQWVDAAKFLGCHSIRVNASSRGSYEEQQKLAADGLRKLSEYAAPQGLGVIVENHGGLSSNGKWLSDTIKMVGLDNCGTLPDFGNFFVNRNPPEWFDNYEGVELMMPYAKAVSAKTHDFAGDFLVVHANIDGKAYQTDYEKMMSIVLSHGYHGYVGIEYEGGGDEYEGIRKSKALLERVAAKLSQPVSAR from the coding sequence ATGCCCAAAACACCGTTCTCTTCCGATCGTCGTCAATTCCTGCAAGCATCCAGTGCGGCGTTTGCTGCAACCGGACTGTTTGGATCTCGTTTGTTCGCCAACGAATCGGACGATGCCCCCTTTAAAATCTCGCTCGCCGAATGGTCGCTCCATCGCACGCTGCGTGATGCATCCTCGGGAGTCACCAACATGGATTTCCCAGGCATCTCAAAGAATGAGTTTGGCATCGATGGGGTGGAATACGTTAACCAGTTCTTCAAAGACAAAGCAAAAGACAACAAGTATCTCGCCGAACTAAAAACGCGATGCAAAGACCTTGGGGTCAACAGCGTCTTGATCATGGTCGATGGCGAAGGCGCCTTAGGCGATCCCGATGACGCCAAACGCAAGCAAGCGGTGGAGAACCATTACCAGTGGGTCGATGCGGCGAAGTTCCTTGGTTGTCACAGCATTCGTGTCAACGCATCAAGCCGCGGAAGCTACGAGGAACAACAAAAGCTTGCAGCGGATGGCCTGCGAAAACTCAGTGAATACGCCGCTCCGCAGGGACTCGGCGTCATTGTCGAAAACCACGGCGGTTTAAGCAGTAACGGCAAATGGTTGTCGGACACCATCAAGATGGTCGGCCTCGACAACTGCGGCACGCTCCCCGACTTTGGGAACTTCTTCGTCAACCGCAATCCACCGGAATGGTTTGACAACTACGAAGGCGTTGAGTTGATGATGCCGTATGCGAAAGCCGTTAGCGCAAAGACTCATGACTTCGCTGGTGATTTCCTCGTCGTTCATGCGAACATTGATGGAAAAGCCTATCAAACTGACTACGAAAAGATGATGAGCATCGTGCTGAGCCATGGCTACCACGGCTACGTTGGCATCGAATACGAAGGGGGGGGCGACGAATACGAAGGCATTCGCAAGAGCAAGGCTTTGCTCGAGCGTGTCGCTGCAAAGTTGAGCCAGCCGGTTTCCGCTCGATAA
- the fabG gene encoding 3-oxoacyl-[acyl-carrier-protein] reductase: MQLTISVDLKEQVAIVTGASQGLGKAIAVALGQNGATVVCLARNAEKLAATVSEIEAAGGSAEAVSVDVTDRAAAAAAIEAAHKKHGRLDILVNNAGITRDKLMRGMSDQEWDDVIATNLTSCFVCCRAAAGIMRKAKYGRIINMASISGLIGNPGQANYSASKAGMIGFTRTLSKELVNRGVTVNAIAPGFIASEMTKELGDVVLAEVKKRIPAKRVGEPEDVAAAALFLASKDAGYISGQTIVVDGGMTG; this comes from the coding sequence ATGCAACTGACGATTTCCGTAGACCTGAAAGAACAAGTAGCCATCGTGACCGGAGCGTCGCAAGGTTTGGGGAAAGCCATCGCGGTTGCCCTTGGGCAGAATGGGGCAACGGTGGTTTGTTTGGCTCGGAACGCGGAAAAACTTGCAGCGACCGTTAGCGAAATCGAAGCGGCGGGTGGTTCCGCTGAAGCGGTTTCGGTGGATGTGACCGACCGAGCCGCAGCCGCCGCGGCGATCGAAGCAGCCCACAAAAAGCATGGCCGGCTCGATATCCTGGTCAACAACGCTGGGATCACAAGAGACAAGTTGATGCGTGGCATGTCCGATCAAGAATGGGACGACGTGATTGCGACCAACCTGACCAGTTGCTTTGTTTGTTGCCGGGCGGCCGCGGGCATCATGCGTAAGGCGAAATACGGTCGAATCATCAATATGGCCAGTATTTCGGGGCTGATCGGCAACCCAGGCCAAGCGAATTATTCGGCCAGCAAGGCTGGCATGATCGGCTTCACGCGAACGCTGAGCAAGGAATTGGTGAACCGCGGCGTCACCGTGAATGCGATCGCGCCCGGCTTTATCGCCAGCGAAATGACCAAAGAGCTTGGTGATGTGGTGCTCGCGGAGGTCAAGAAACGAATCCCAGCGAAACGTGTCGGCGAGCCCGAGGACGTTGCGGCTGCTGCGTTGTTCTTGGCATCCAAGGACGCGGGTTACATTTCTGGCCAAACGATCGTTGTCGACGGCGGCATGACCGGCTAG
- the acpP gene encoding acyl carrier protein, with the protein MASVEERVVDIVAEQLGVDKDKITRETSFVNDLGADSLDTVELVMELEEEFDISIPDEAAEKIQKVGEAVDFIENSKGEDA; encoded by the coding sequence ATGGCTAGCGTCGAAGAACGCGTTGTCGACATCGTTGCTGAACAACTTGGCGTCGACAAAGACAAGATCACACGCGAAACCTCGTTTGTGAATGATCTGGGTGCCGACTCGCTCGACACCGTTGAATTGGTAATGGAACTCGAGGAAGAGTTCGACATCAGTATTCCCGATGAGGCTGCTGAGAAGATCCAAAAGGTTGGTGAAGCCGTCGATTTCATCGAAAACTCCAAAGGCGAAGATGCGTAA
- the fabF gene encoding beta-ketoacyl-ACP synthase II gives MQTRSARRVVITGMGVVTPLGLDVAKFWQRLIAGESGVHPLTILDTSQYKVHFGGDIPDFNLKGIVEHREVKRLDRFTQFAVHAGHQAINDSKIDFDSVDRLRCGVVIGSGVGGLSEIEAQIEKMIKKGPDRVSPFTVPKMMLNAAGGNISITYGLRGPNYAVATACASATNAIGEALRSIRLGETDLMVTGGSEAAITPMGLAAFQNMKALSTRNDDPQAASRPFDADRDGFVMGEGAGVLVLEELQHAQARGANIYAELLGYGTTSDAGHITAPDPNGTGASAAMQAAIDDAGIEPTVVDYINAHGTSTPLGDKAETQAIKKVFGDHAYQLAVSSTKSALGHSLGASGGIEAVVTCKIIENSLIAPTINYQTPDPSCDLNYTPNEAQPREVKVAMSNSFGFGGHNACIVIGKFA, from the coding sequence ATGCAAACGCGGTCGGCACGTCGTGTGGTTATTACTGGAATGGGGGTGGTTACGCCGCTTGGACTCGACGTCGCGAAGTTTTGGCAACGCTTGATTGCCGGTGAATCAGGCGTCCATCCTTTAACGATTCTCGATACCAGCCAATACAAGGTCCACTTCGGTGGTGATATTCCTGATTTCAACTTGAAGGGAATCGTCGAGCATCGAGAAGTCAAACGACTCGATCGCTTTACGCAGTTTGCCGTCCATGCGGGACATCAAGCGATCAATGATTCGAAGATCGATTTTGATTCGGTCGACCGGCTACGATGCGGGGTTGTGATTGGATCGGGCGTTGGAGGGCTGAGCGAAATCGAAGCTCAAATTGAGAAGATGATCAAGAAAGGGCCTGATCGAGTCAGCCCGTTCACCGTTCCGAAGATGATGCTCAATGCAGCCGGTGGGAACATCTCGATCACCTATGGATTGCGAGGCCCGAACTATGCGGTTGCCACCGCATGCGCGAGTGCGACCAACGCGATTGGTGAAGCGCTGCGCAGTATTCGTCTGGGGGAAACGGACCTGATGGTTACCGGGGGAAGTGAAGCCGCGATCACGCCGATGGGCTTGGCCGCTTTCCAGAATATGAAAGCGCTGTCTACCCGCAACGACGACCCTCAAGCAGCGAGCCGACCGTTTGATGCCGACCGTGACGGGTTTGTCATGGGGGAAGGCGCGGGGGTCCTCGTGCTCGAAGAGCTCCAACACGCTCAGGCTCGAGGCGCCAACATTTATGCGGAGTTGCTAGGCTACGGGACGACCAGCGACGCGGGACATATCACAGCCCCGGATCCCAACGGCACCGGCGCTTCGGCGGCGATGCAAGCGGCGATTGATGATGCGGGAATCGAACCGACCGTCGTTGACTACATCAACGCTCACGGCACGAGCACCCCGCTCGGGGATAAAGCGGAAACGCAAGCGATCAAGAAGGTGTTCGGAGATCACGCGTATCAGCTTGCCGTCAGTAGTACCAAGAGTGCGCTCGGGCACTCGCTCGGCGCAAGTGGTGGGATCGAAGCGGTCGTTACCTGTAAAATTATCGAGAATTCCCTGATCGCACCCACGATCAACTACCAAACGCCCGATCCAAGTTGCGATTTGAATTACACGCCGAACGAAGCTCAACCACGAGAAGTGAAGGTGGCGATGAGCAATAGTTTTGGCTTTGGTGGACATAACGCGTGTATCGTGATTGGCAAGTTTGCCTAG
- a CDS encoding tetratricopeptide repeat protein, producing the protein MSPKRSKQRKTQKQRKSSREESSRSSVPIIWLVAIGLLLAGVGGVSAWWFASSPTIDATLQPTATSTTLGKAQPPALKIQCPFDGSLFPAEIAPTRFVWRDKTDQVDRWKILIEFADGAPMQFTANTCEWTPPEDAWNEIKQRSLDAKAHVAVYGIDSKDPENTLSEDHVSISTSRDEVGAPIFYREVNLPFAEAVKDPGAHIRWRFGSIANCEQPPVVLDKMPLCGNCHSFSSDGKTLGMDVDYGSDKGSYVLSPVSQEMTFDDPKIITWSDYKPEADEETLGLLSQVSPDGRYVISTVKDASVFAPLDDLEFSQLFFPVRGILAFYDLQNKTFHALPGADDPNFVQSNPAWSPDGKHIVFARHESCELKVTKKGHGLIKREDVRDFIDHKEEFQFDLWRIPFNDGKGGTPKPLLGASNNEMSNYFPKYSPDGKWIVFCQAKSFMLLQPDSELFLIPAEGGEARRLNCNTNRMNSWHSWSPNGKWMVFSSKTLSPYTQLFLTHFDEAGRTTPPVVLSHFTSDQMAANIPEFVNTSDDAIAQISQNFIDEYALVKEGKSCIFDGEYELAIQAFERALAENPEYAEARLCLGDVYLRLNKIQQAKDQIAIILDANPDNGRAHVLHGSILERTGEFSKAAEAYRSAIKAVPDSAPAYHALGVLSVQMGKTNEGKEHLIQASRLDPEFASPYVALARVLLLEQKVDQAETLYRKALRRDPESSAALAGLAVTLLNPLDITPEDAKQALRLSTQAYKFTGGKDPSTLLVHAQALAENGLVHEAFEISKTALMISQQTGDRQNASSARLLLNELQRL; encoded by the coding sequence ATGAGTCCGAAACGGTCCAAGCAGCGCAAGACTCAAAAACAGCGAAAATCGTCCCGTGAAGAATCCAGTCGTTCGTCTGTCCCGATTATTTGGCTGGTCGCGATCGGACTGCTTTTGGCGGGGGTTGGCGGCGTATCGGCTTGGTGGTTTGCTTCCTCGCCGACGATCGATGCGACCCTGCAACCAACCGCAACATCCACCACCCTTGGCAAGGCACAACCGCCGGCACTGAAAATCCAATGCCCCTTCGACGGCAGCCTGTTTCCTGCGGAGATCGCCCCGACACGATTTGTTTGGCGCGACAAGACGGACCAGGTTGACCGTTGGAAGATCCTGATTGAATTTGCCGATGGCGCCCCCATGCAATTCACCGCCAACACCTGCGAATGGACTCCGCCAGAAGATGCCTGGAACGAAATCAAACAGCGATCTCTTGACGCGAAGGCACACGTCGCCGTCTACGGTATCGACAGCAAGGACCCGGAAAACACGCTTTCAGAAGACCATGTTTCGATCAGCACGTCCCGTGACGAAGTTGGCGCACCGATCTTCTACCGAGAAGTCAACTTGCCGTTTGCTGAGGCTGTGAAAGATCCCGGCGCGCATATCCGCTGGCGATTCGGATCCATTGCCAACTGCGAGCAGCCGCCGGTCGTGTTGGACAAGATGCCTCTATGCGGCAATTGCCATTCGTTTTCAAGCGACGGCAAGACCCTAGGGATGGACGTGGACTACGGCAGTGATAAGGGATCCTATGTTCTGAGCCCCGTGTCGCAGGAGATGACCTTCGATGACCCCAAAATCATCACCTGGAGCGACTACAAGCCCGAGGCGGACGAGGAAACGCTAGGGCTACTTTCACAGGTTTCACCCGATGGTCGATACGTGATCAGCACCGTCAAGGATGCTTCGGTCTTTGCGCCCTTGGACGACTTGGAATTTAGCCAACTCTTTTTTCCCGTCCGCGGAATTTTGGCGTTTTATGACCTTCAGAACAAAACGTTCCATGCTTTGCCGGGCGCCGATGACCCAAACTTCGTGCAAAGCAATCCGGCCTGGAGCCCAGACGGCAAGCATATCGTTTTTGCTCGGCACGAATCTTGCGAACTGAAGGTAACCAAGAAAGGACATGGCCTGATCAAGCGGGAAGATGTGCGTGATTTCATCGACCACAAGGAGGAATTCCAGTTCGACCTTTGGCGAATTCCTTTCAATGATGGCAAGGGAGGCACACCGAAGCCGCTGTTGGGCGCTTCCAACAATGAGATGAGCAACTACTTTCCCAAGTACTCGCCTGACGGCAAATGGATCGTCTTTTGTCAAGCAAAGAGTTTTATGCTGCTGCAACCGGATAGCGAGCTGTTCCTGATTCCCGCCGAAGGCGGCGAGGCCCGACGACTGAACTGCAATACGAATCGAATGAATTCTTGGCACAGTTGGTCGCCCAATGGTAAGTGGATGGTTTTTTCGTCGAAAACGCTTTCGCCCTACACGCAATTGTTCTTAACGCATTTCGATGAAGCGGGCCGAACCACTCCTCCGGTCGTCCTGTCCCATTTCACTTCGGACCAAATGGCCGCGAACATCCCTGAGTTCGTCAATACGTCGGACGACGCCATCGCTCAGATCTCGCAGAACTTCATTGACGAATACGCCCTGGTGAAAGAGGGGAAATCATGCATTTTTGATGGAGAGTACGAACTTGCGATTCAAGCTTTTGAAAGAGCGCTGGCGGAAAACCCGGAATACGCTGAAGCTCGGCTGTGCCTGGGGGACGTGTACCTTCGACTCAACAAAATCCAGCAAGCGAAAGATCAAATCGCGATCATCCTTGACGCCAACCCCGATAATGGACGGGCCCATGTGTTACACGGGTCGATTCTCGAAAGAACGGGCGAGTTTTCAAAGGCCGCCGAAGCGTATCGAAGCGCCATCAAGGCGGTCCCTGATAGCGCTCCCGCTTACCACGCGTTGGGCGTCCTTTCCGTCCAAATGGGAAAGACCAACGAGGGTAAAGAACACCTGATCCAGGCCTCGCGACTGGACCCCGAATTTGCGTCACCCTACGTTGCGTTGGCTCGCGTTCTTTTGCTTGAACAAAAGGTCGATCAAGCCGAAACCCTGTACCGCAAAGCCCTTAGGCGAGACCCCGAGTCGTCCGCGGCGCTTGCGGGTTTGGCCGTTACGCTGCTGAACCCCCTCGACATAACGCCGGAGGATGCCAAACAGGCGCTGCGGTTGTCGACCCAGGCCTACAAGTTCACCGGCGGCAAGGATCCATCCACGCTGCTGGTCCATGCTCAGGCCCTCGCCGAAAATGGACTCGTTCACGAGGCCTTTGAGATATCGAAAACGGCTCTGATGATTTCCCAGCAAACAGGAGATCGGCAGAATGCCAGCTCCGCTCGGCTTCTACTGAACGAACTGCAACGCTTGTAG
- the rpmF gene encoding 50S ribosomal protein L32, producing the protein MAVPKRKHSNSRTGKRRSHDRVKRRQVSYCPQCSSAVPTHTVCPKCGYYQGRTVVEQADE; encoded by the coding sequence ATGGCTGTCCCCAAAAGAAAACACTCCAATAGCCGTACCGGTAAGCGCCGTAGCCACGACCGCGTCAAGCGACGCCAAGTGAGTTATTGCCCGCAGTGCAGTTCTGCCGTGCCGACTCACACGGTATGCCCAAAATGTGGGTATTACCAGGGTCGAACCGTGGTCGAGCAAGCTGACGAGTAG
- a CDS encoding class I SAM-dependent methyltransferase, producing the protein MSAQDQTLDQYHELMQINVVSHLLRSARETGLLDELKNGQRTLEQLCESLSLLVQPTSLLLDALIAIGIVQKYGNDHALSPAAQLLCSYDVDLGDARWGQLADQVRGRRKRSDADSIRYFEQIAATQWIHTPAAIQAAEILNLGGEGEELGLSILDLGCGSAVWSCAMVHRDVEATITAVDLPGPLAAAISMAASIDVTDRFSVIESDPLEVDGLEPVYDIVLLAQRLFGLGEEGQIRLLEKAVSAIRPGGRLVVIDLFRGPTKPSLAESVEALKLELDTPAGGMKTLKEAEAMLGSAGLGQIQFSFLVASRIHLGMMVAVR; encoded by the coding sequence ATGTCGGCTCAAGACCAAACGCTCGACCAATACCACGAGCTGATGCAGATCAACGTGGTCTCGCATCTGCTCCGCAGCGCCCGCGAAACCGGCTTGTTGGACGAGCTAAAGAACGGGCAGCGGACCCTCGAGCAACTATGCGAATCGTTGTCACTGCTGGTTCAGCCAACATCACTGTTGCTCGATGCATTGATCGCGATTGGTATCGTTCAGAAATATGGTAACGATCATGCATTGTCTCCTGCGGCTCAGTTGCTGTGTAGCTATGACGTTGATTTAGGGGACGCTCGTTGGGGCCAACTGGCCGACCAAGTCCGCGGCCGTCGAAAGCGATCCGATGCCGATTCGATTCGCTATTTTGAACAGATCGCAGCGACCCAATGGATTCACACTCCCGCTGCGATTCAGGCGGCAGAGATCTTGAATCTGGGCGGAGAAGGCGAGGAGCTTGGGCTGAGCATTTTGGATCTCGGCTGTGGGTCAGCGGTTTGGAGTTGCGCGATGGTACATCGCGACGTGGAGGCGACGATCACGGCGGTGGACCTTCCCGGCCCACTGGCTGCTGCAATCAGCATGGCAGCGTCGATCGATGTCACCGATCGCTTTTCTGTGATCGAAAGTGACCCGTTGGAGGTCGATGGACTTGAACCGGTCTATGACATCGTGCTGCTAGCACAGCGGCTGTTTGGCTTGGGCGAAGAGGGGCAGATACGGTTGTTGGAAAAAGCGGTCTCGGCAATCCGGCCCGGTGGCCGGTTGGTCGTCATCGATCTGTTCCGAGGACCTACGAAGCCAAGCTTGGCGGAAAGTGTTGAGGCGTTGAAGCTGGAACTCGATACCCCTGCGGGCGGAATGAAGACGCTCAAGGAAGCCGAAGCGATGCTTGGCTCGGCGGGTTTGGGGCAAATTCAGTTTTCATTTCTTGTGGCAAGCCGCATTCATCTGGGGATGATGGTAGCAGTCCGGTAG
- the fabD gene encoding ACP S-malonyltransferase: MALDVKSAGILFPGQGAQAVGMGKWLCETYPAARRRFDAASEVLGYDLAALCFEGPAEKLNATEFCQPALFVVGVAAADVLTAERPEWIDSIKAAAGLSLGEYTAVCFAGGMKFEDAVTVVKRRGEAMQAASDVVRSGMASVVGLDLEKVQAVCDEARGEVDVLRPANLLCPGNIAISGHLSAIDRAEPIAEQAGAMKVIRLTVAGAFHTSLMQSAVETLAEALDAVEIENTRIPVYSNVDGKPHTDAGEIKDLLSRQVVNPVLWEASIRQMMNDGIEGFIEAGTGRILQGTLKRINRRTPTEGFGDG, translated from the coding sequence GTGGCACTTGATGTAAAATCCGCAGGCATTTTGTTTCCAGGGCAAGGTGCACAGGCTGTCGGTATGGGGAAATGGTTGTGCGAAACCTATCCTGCGGCACGCCGTCGTTTTGATGCTGCTTCGGAAGTTCTCGGTTACGACCTTGCGGCGCTCTGTTTTGAAGGTCCCGCCGAGAAGCTGAATGCGACCGAGTTTTGTCAGCCCGCCTTGTTTGTCGTTGGCGTTGCCGCCGCGGATGTCTTGACGGCGGAGCGGCCCGAATGGATCGACTCGATCAAAGCAGCTGCGGGCTTGAGTCTTGGCGAATACACCGCCGTCTGTTTTGCCGGCGGCATGAAGTTCGAAGACGCCGTCACCGTCGTGAAACGCCGTGGCGAGGCGATGCAGGCGGCGTCGGATGTGGTTCGTAGCGGCATGGCCAGCGTCGTTGGTTTGGACCTCGAAAAGGTGCAAGCGGTTTGCGATGAAGCTCGCGGCGAGGTTGACGTCCTACGTCCTGCGAACTTGCTCTGTCCCGGGAATATCGCAATTTCTGGTCATTTATCCGCGATCGATCGAGCGGAACCGATTGCCGAGCAAGCGGGAGCCATGAAGGTAATCCGGTTGACGGTGGCCGGTGCGTTTCACACCTCGTTGATGCAATCGGCTGTCGAAACCTTAGCGGAGGCGCTCGATGCGGTCGAAATCGAAAACACGCGAATCCCGGTCTACAGCAATGTCGATGGAAAACCGCACACCGATGCGGGGGAAATCAAAGATCTGCTGAGCCGCCAGGTGGTCAATCCTGTCCTTTGGGAGGCCTCGATTCGGCAGATGATGAACGATGGCATCGAAGGGTTCATCGAAGCGGGAACCGGCCGCATTCTGCAAGGCACCCTCAAGCGAATCAACCGCAGGACGCCGACCGAAGGCTTCGGCGACGGTTGA
- a CDS encoding pyridoxal phosphate-dependent aminotransferase, with amino-acid sequence MHPWIADRTTTFDSSGIRKVFDLAAKLKDPVNLSIGQPDFDVPDSIKEAAIEAIRDGKNAYSPTQGIAELREAIRQEVAAKYSHEDRDVFVSSGTSGGLMLAMLSMVNPGDEVIFLDPFFVMYPALVRMCGGVPVPVDSYPDFDLDVEKIAAAITPRTKMILLNSPANPTGVTASEAELKAVAALAADKKIALLSDEIYSRFFYDGDFVSPASFNDQTIVIDGFSKSHAMTGWRVGYVHGPSEIVRTMLKIQQYSFVCAPQPAQWGALRAMEVSLRGHMDDYRRKRDFIVESLSDCYEIARPGGAFYVFPKAPGDSGAAFVERAIGQGLLIIPGNIFSSRDTHFRISFAASDDQLRRGVEILRSLAGASV; translated from the coding sequence ATGCACCCATGGATCGCTGATCGCACCACCACGTTTGATAGTAGCGGTATTCGAAAAGTCTTTGATTTGGCCGCCAAACTAAAGGATCCCGTGAATTTGTCGATTGGGCAACCCGATTTCGATGTTCCGGATTCGATCAAAGAGGCTGCGATCGAAGCGATTCGCGATGGTAAAAATGCGTATTCCCCCACCCAAGGGATCGCGGAATTGAGGGAAGCCATCCGTCAAGAGGTTGCCGCCAAGTATTCGCATGAAGATCGTGATGTTTTCGTGAGCAGCGGGACCAGTGGCGGGTTGATGTTGGCGATGTTGTCGATGGTGAATCCCGGCGATGAAGTCATTTTCTTGGACCCGTTCTTTGTCATGTACCCTGCGCTCGTACGAATGTGCGGCGGCGTTCCCGTCCCAGTCGATTCGTATCCCGATTTTGATCTCGACGTCGAAAAAATTGCTGCGGCTATCACTCCAAGAACCAAGATGATTCTGCTCAACAGTCCTGCCAATCCCACAGGCGTGACCGCGTCCGAAGCGGAATTGAAGGCCGTCGCCGCTTTAGCCGCTGACAAAAAAATCGCCCTCTTATCAGATGAGATCTACAGCCGGTTCTTCTATGACGGTGACTTTGTTTCGCCGGCTTCGTTCAATGATCAGACCATCGTGATCGATGGGTTCAGCAAGAGCCATGCGATGACCGGTTGGCGAGTGGGGTACGTGCACGGGCCGAGTGAGATCGTTCGAACGATGCTCAAAATCCAGCAATACTCGTTCGTCTGTGCACCACAACCGGCGCAGTGGGGAGCGCTCCGAGCGATGGAAGTGAGCCTTCGCGGCCACATGGATGACTACCGACGAAAACGTGATTTTATCGTCGAATCGCTCAGTGATTGTTACGAGATTGCACGACCCGGCGGTGCCTTTTATGTCTTTCCCAAAGCTCCCGGCGACAGCGGCGCAGCGTTTGTCGAACGAGCGATTGGCCAGGGTTTGCTGATCATCCCAGGTAACATTTTCAGCTCGCGTGACACCCATTTTCGGATCAGTTTCGCCGCCAGTGATGACCAACTGCGGCGGGGCGTCGAGATCCTGCGGTCGCTTGCAGGTGCCTCCGTTTAG
- a CDS encoding L-threonylcarbamoyladenylate synthase, with product MTETLIQLPSESTLDRAVTLLGEGRLVVLPTETVYGLAANAWNREAVMRIFAAKQRPANNPLIVHVASVDRIGEAAALPVDGSTRQQFDALSDLWPGPLTLVLPRSEKVPPCVTAGRDTVAVRVPSHPVATRLLERCPFPIAAPSANRSNYISPTTAEHCARGLAGEVELIIDGGPCDCGVESTIVALDRSGARLLRPGAVSAEEVARRLDVPIERLIRQTQFEPGEIESPGMLREHYSPSTPLFLLAGNQAVDVLPRTGRIAFSPLDTAEATQYDRLETLSDSGDLNEVARRLFAALRRLDLLGLDQIHVDVCEPIGMGRAIMDRLCRAAAKHQP from the coding sequence ATGACAGAGACGCTGATTCAACTGCCGAGTGAATCGACCCTTGATCGAGCCGTGACGCTGCTTGGTGAAGGCCGACTCGTGGTCCTTCCCACCGAGACCGTTTATGGCTTGGCCGCCAATGCGTGGAATCGCGAGGCGGTGATGCGGATTTTCGCCGCAAAACAGCGGCCTGCGAATAATCCCTTGATCGTGCACGTTGCCTCCGTAGACCGGATTGGCGAAGCGGCAGCGTTGCCGGTTGACGGTTCGACGCGGCAACAATTTGATGCACTGAGCGATTTGTGGCCGGGGCCGTTGACGCTCGTTTTGCCACGCAGCGAAAAGGTTCCTCCTTGCGTGACCGCTGGCCGCGACACGGTGGCGGTCAGGGTCCCCTCGCATCCCGTCGCCACGCGACTGCTTGAGCGGTGTCCCTTTCCGATCGCAGCCCCGAGTGCGAACCGTTCCAACTACATCAGCCCGACGACGGCCGAGCATTGCGCCCGTGGATTAGCAGGCGAGGTCGAGCTGATCATCGACGGGGGCCCGTGTGATTGTGGTGTCGAGTCGACGATCGTCGCGCTTGATCGATCGGGAGCTCGCTTGTTGAGACCGGGCGCCGTCTCGGCCGAAGAGGTTGCCCGTCGACTCGATGTTCCGATCGAAAGATTGATTCGACAAACGCAGTTCGAACCTGGTGAAATCGAATCGCCGGGCATGCTGCGCGAGCACTACAGTCCGTCGACGCCACTTTTTCTGTTGGCCGGCAACCAAGCCGTTGATGTCTTGCCGCGAACAGGACGGATCGCCTTCTCACCTCTCGATACCGCAGAGGCGACTCAATACGATCGACTTGAAACGCTGAGTGATTCGGGTGACCTCAACGAAGTGGCTCGGCGGCTGTTCGCCGCGCTGAGGCGGTTGGACCTTTTGGGGCTCGACCAGATCCATGTGGATGTGTGTGAGCCGATTGGGATGGGACGTGCGATCATGGACCGGCTTTGTCGCGCGGCCGCGAAGCATCAGCCGTAA
- a CDS encoding DUF4416 family protein: MAKIQSVEPVIRICAVISRYEATRQWAIDQLCGRWGEAVVNTTVMPFEAGGYYETEMGAGLEKTIVAFGSPCDPSPLADWKLETNALERQYASASEATEPRPLNLDCGYVTQAKLVLATTKDRDHRIYLRDGIFAEVTLTYVHRQWIDHRWTYPDYRTEEVKQFANQCRSRLRQHIKSTRQFRSRASRQST; encoded by the coding sequence ATGGCAAAAATCCAATCCGTCGAACCGGTGATCCGTATTTGTGCGGTGATTTCGCGTTACGAGGCAACGCGACAGTGGGCCATTGACCAGCTTTGCGGGCGTTGGGGCGAGGCGGTCGTGAACACAACCGTGATGCCCTTTGAAGCAGGCGGCTACTATGAAACCGAAATGGGCGCCGGCTTAGAAAAAACCATTGTCGCCTTCGGCAGCCCGTGCGACCCCTCGCCATTGGCCGACTGGAAATTGGAAACCAATGCTCTCGAGCGACAGTACGCATCGGCGAGCGAAGCCACGGAACCACGCCCCTTAAACCTGGATTGCGGGTATGTGACACAGGCCAAACTGGTCTTAGCAACCACGAAAGACCGCGATCACCGGATCTACCTGCGTGACGGGATCTTTGCCGAAGTGACGCTAACGTATGTGCATCGCCAGTGGATCGATCACCGCTGGACCTATCCCGACTACCGAACCGAGGAGGTGAAACAATTTGCAAACCAATGCCGCAGCCGACTTCGACAACACATCAAATCGACGCGTCAATTCCGAAGCCGGGCAAGCCGTCAAAGCACCTGA